From Leptotrichia trevisanii DSM 22070, the proteins below share one genomic window:
- a CDS encoding AAA family ATPase translates to MYLKALELTGFKSFANRTVVEFDNGITSIVGPNGSGKSNILDAILWVLGEQSYKNIRAKESSDIIFSGGKNKKPKSMAEVSLIIDNGDRYLDIDFSEVKITRRIFKTGENEYLINNKKSRLKDIHNLFMDTGIGKQAYSIIGQGRVERIIGSSPKELKEIIEEAAGVKRAKIEKEDSEKKLQDLKNEIEKIDYVEKDLKLRVDYLKKEQEKARLFKDYTKKIDVQRFMVLEYNVNEKSSLKYEYEEKSQEIQEELEKSEKNFSEKQAELQRTNEIREELYKNLESQKNENSENFKNLEILKDEYSKLVNQNSNLETEANEKAKRKSILEKDIAEKEEILNNSRSELELITKDLAAKEKEKAEWESKVGELKQKSDKITLELRERTQKNSNFEVDKIKVAGENEDLGKRVLAAKTENKRRIAEKSIVEAEFNKINEEKQTFEIQKSENEKQKLEKELKIQKLNEKTEELRKEYSGINKQKNEISYKLQNFEVKQKAISDAIEKNETFNRSIKHILNEKIDGVIGAFVNLIDVPAGFEEAVQTLSGGMFQDIVVNDSEIGKKCIGILKDKKLGRASFLPIENIRVSKMNEFLPVIDNALEQNDFKNKMSDEEIQNVISNTKGKNGIIDFARNIVKVEKKFANKNIEKVIQFVYGNSVVVENLEVGTQLLKKGFNDRIVTLEGDIITSRGRMTGGHSFKGKDEILERKKELKHLEVEIEKNKKNFEEFENKLSKIVLEAEKVEVERTEAEKLFENFKNQYQAFNENYDDFSIKFSRKQREINTLNYEISENEKFILEKETKIKENLELIQNIEKNIEENNLKMESLNEELKQFENIDEFIQKFNAADRDYEVLKVRTDNNKNRFAEIESDYKKLLDEKAELAEFEKKREMLGNELSRKISNKKIEIEKNEKLNENILGEIQKIEKNIHEIEEKERKFIGEIKDIEVNMLRHKNDYEKIIEKITRNDSELEFQMAEFKELESEEILENEEYFEIADENELMATKKKLAVNERSRIDIGVVNLASIDEFEHENERYQDIVTQKRDLLESREALLGFIREIEEEVTTKFFVAYEQINKNFQYMCETILNGAKGIIKMTDPENLLTTGLELSVKYKNKPEQTLLLLSGGEKSMLAVSFIMAIFMFKPSPFTFFDEIEAALDEKNTKRIVELLHQFIDKSQFILITHNKETMKGSHRLYGVTMNKEIGETKIVSVDV, encoded by the coding sequence ATGTACTTAAAAGCATTGGAGCTGACAGGATTTAAATCGTTTGCGAATAGGACTGTTGTGGAGTTTGACAATGGGATTACTTCGATTGTTGGGCCTAACGGGAGTGGGAAGAGTAATATTCTGGATGCGATTTTGTGGGTTTTGGGAGAGCAGAGTTATAAGAATATACGGGCGAAAGAGAGTTCAGATATTATTTTTTCTGGCGGAAAGAATAAAAAGCCAAAGTCTATGGCGGAAGTCAGTCTTATTATTGATAACGGGGATAGATATCTGGATATTGATTTTTCAGAAGTTAAGATTACTCGAAGAATTTTTAAGACAGGGGAAAATGAGTATCTTATAAATAATAAGAAATCTAGGCTTAAAGATATTCATAATCTTTTTATGGATACAGGAATTGGAAAGCAGGCTTACTCGATAATTGGGCAAGGGCGTGTAGAGAGAATTATTGGTTCTTCCCCAAAGGAATTGAAGGAAATTATTGAAGAGGCGGCTGGAGTAAAAAGGGCTAAGATTGAGAAGGAAGATTCTGAGAAAAAGTTGCAGGATTTGAAAAATGAAATTGAAAAAATTGATTATGTGGAAAAAGACTTGAAACTGCGAGTTGATTATTTGAAAAAGGAGCAGGAAAAGGCAAGGCTTTTTAAGGATTATACAAAAAAAATTGATGTACAGCGATTTATGGTTCTGGAGTATAATGTCAATGAAAAGAGTTCGCTAAAATATGAGTATGAGGAAAAAAGTCAGGAAATACAGGAAGAATTAGAAAAAAGTGAAAAGAATTTTTCAGAAAAACAGGCGGAACTCCAAAGAACTAATGAAATTCGGGAAGAATTGTACAAAAATCTGGAAAGTCAAAAAAATGAAAATAGCGAAAACTTTAAAAATTTGGAAATTTTAAAAGACGAGTATTCAAAGCTAGTGAATCAAAATTCCAATTTGGAAACGGAAGCTAATGAAAAAGCTAAAAGAAAAAGCATTTTGGAAAAGGATATCGCTGAAAAAGAGGAAATTTTGAATAATTCCAGAAGTGAACTTGAGCTTATTACAAAGGATTTGGCTGCAAAGGAAAAGGAAAAGGCTGAGTGGGAAAGCAAAGTTGGGGAATTGAAGCAGAAAAGTGATAAAATTACGCTTGAACTGAGAGAACGGACACAAAAGAACTCTAATTTTGAAGTGGATAAAATAAAAGTCGCTGGGGAAAATGAGGATCTGGGAAAAAGGGTTTTGGCAGCAAAAACTGAAAATAAAAGGCGTATCGCTGAGAAAAGTATTGTAGAAGCAGAGTTTAACAAAATAAATGAAGAAAAACAGACTTTTGAAATACAAAAATCAGAAAATGAGAAGCAGAAACTTGAAAAGGAGCTGAAAATTCAGAAACTCAATGAAAAAACAGAGGAACTGAGAAAGGAATATTCTGGAATTAATAAACAGAAAAATGAGATTAGCTACAAACTTCAGAATTTTGAGGTTAAACAAAAGGCGATTTCGGATGCTATTGAGAAAAATGAAACTTTTAATCGAAGCATAAAGCATATTCTGAATGAAAAAATTGATGGAGTAATTGGTGCTTTTGTTAATTTGATTGATGTTCCAGCGGGATTTGAGGAAGCGGTGCAGACTTTATCTGGTGGAATGTTTCAGGATATTGTTGTAAATGATAGTGAAATTGGGAAAAAATGTATTGGAATTCTGAAAGATAAAAAATTAGGAAGGGCTTCGTTTTTGCCAATTGAAAATATTCGTGTTTCCAAAATGAATGAGTTTTTGCCTGTAATTGATAATGCTTTAGAGCAAAATGATTTTAAAAATAAAATGTCAGATGAGGAAATTCAAAATGTAATTTCAAACACAAAAGGAAAAAATGGAATTATTGATTTTGCAAGAAATATTGTAAAAGTTGAGAAGAAATTTGCAAATAAAAATATAGAAAAAGTTATTCAGTTTGTGTATGGAAATTCAGTTGTTGTTGAAAATCTGGAAGTTGGGACGCAGCTTTTGAAAAAAGGCTTTAATGACAGGATTGTTACACTTGAGGGGGATATTATCACTTCCCGTGGGAGAATGACTGGTGGACATTCGTTTAAAGGGAAAGATGAAATTCTGGAGCGAAAAAAGGAATTGAAACATCTGGAAGTTGAAATCGAGAAAAATAAAAAGAACTTTGAGGAATTTGAAAATAAATTGTCTAAAATTGTTTTGGAGGCTGAAAAAGTTGAGGTAGAAAGGACAGAGGCGGAAAAATTATTTGAGAATTTTAAAAATCAATATCAGGCGTTTAATGAGAATTATGATGATTTTAGTATTAAATTTAGTCGAAAACAGCGGGAAATCAATACCTTGAACTATGAAATTTCTGAAAATGAGAAATTTATTTTGGAAAAGGAAACTAAAATAAAGGAAAATCTGGAACTAATTCAAAATATTGAAAAAAATATTGAAGAAAATAATCTTAAAATGGAAAGTTTGAATGAGGAATTGAAACAATTTGAAAATATTGATGAATTTATCCAGAAATTTAATGCAGCAGATAGGGATTATGAAGTTTTAAAAGTTAGAACGGATAATAATAAAAATCGTTTTGCAGAAATTGAGTCTGATTATAAAAAACTGTTGGATGAAAAGGCCGAACTGGCTGAGTTTGAGAAGAAAAGAGAAATGCTGGGAAATGAGCTTTCTAGAAAAATTTCAAATAAAAAGATAGAAATTGAGAAAAATGAGAAATTAAATGAGAATATTTTAGGTGAGATTCAGAAAATTGAAAAAAATATTCACGAAATTGAAGAAAAGGAAAGAAAATTCATTGGTGAAATTAAAGATATTGAAGTAAATATGTTAAGACATAAAAATGATTATGAAAAAATTATTGAGAAAATTACACGAAATGATAGTGAACTTGAATTTCAGATGGCTGAATTTAAGGAGCTGGAAAGTGAAGAAATTCTGGAAAATGAGGAATATTTTGAAATTGCTGATGAAAATGAGCTGATGGCGACAAAGAAAAAACTGGCGGTAAATGAGAGAAGCCGTATTGACATTGGGGTTGTAAATCTTGCCTCAATAGATGAATTTGAGCATGAAAACGAACGGTATCAGGATATTGTGACACAGAAAAGGGACTTGCTGGAGAGCCGTGAGGCACTGCTTGGATTTATTCGGGAAATTGAAGAGGAAGTTACAACCAAATTTTTTGTGGCTTATGAACAGATAAATAAAAATTTCCAGTATATGTGTGAAACGATTTTGAATGGAGCCAAAGGAATAATTAAAATGACGGATCCTGAAAACTTGCTCACAACAGGCTTGGAACTGAGTGTAAAATACAAAAATAAACCTGAACAGACGTTACTTCTTCTTTCAGGTGGAGAAAAATCAATGCTTGCAGTATCGTTTATAATGGCAATCTTTATGTTCAAGCCAAGTCCGTTTACATTCTTTGATGAAATTGAGGCGGCACTGGATGAGAAAAATACAAAGAGAATTGTGGAATTGCTTCACCAGTTTATTGATAAATCGCAATTTATCCTGATAACTCATAACAAGGAAACAATGAAAGGTTCTCATAGACTTTACGGGGTTACAATGAATAAGGAAATCGGGGAAACTAAGATTGTTTCGGTGGATGTTTAG
- a CDS encoding alpha/beta hydrolase, with protein MLKKLLGLITMFLLSVIGFAEVDISQIASDYPYKDSAIMATVLGTPADQQYKFKNPKGPKVRKFTTTKKIPEILRQWKDYEYGVWTQKGKKAPLMIIVSGTGSLYNSGMSLYLANVFYDKGYNVIAFSSPTTMPYIVSQSKNAYAGYIKDETTQLYSLISQAILREKGDGMKIDKIYIGGYSLGGFQSLLLHELDEKNSRRIGIDKSLLLNSPISILTATKNLDGFLVKNGIYDARSLEKYMDTIFSRLMYDDTIKIKDIEFSNLTTSLGKLGLGEKDFEVLTGLLFRFYSANMTFAGEVFSGRNATGRLSDKKSYKRFDSVSKEFREGLSVSFDEYAKEILYPYLKKNKNPNLDFNEFVDEFDLKHSQDFINRNNKNIIFMTSTNDVLYSSQDLDYIQNTFSNKVLIPFGGHTGVLWHKDVVNLMVDKLEEN; from the coding sequence ATGTTAAAAAAATTATTAGGGCTAATAACAATGTTTCTGCTATCGGTTATAGGTTTTGCCGAAGTGGATATTTCACAGATAGCAAGTGATTATCCGTATAAGGATAGTGCAATAATGGCAACAGTTCTTGGGACACCGGCTGATCAGCAGTACAAATTTAAAAATCCGAAAGGTCCAAAAGTTAGAAAATTTACAACAACAAAAAAAATTCCTGAAATATTGCGGCAATGGAAGGATTACGAGTACGGTGTATGGACTCAGAAGGGGAAAAAGGCACCACTTATGATTATAGTTTCGGGGACAGGTTCACTTTATAATAGTGGAATGTCACTTTATCTGGCAAATGTGTTTTATGACAAAGGTTACAACGTAATTGCATTCAGTTCCCCAACAACAATGCCGTATATTGTAAGTCAAAGTAAAAATGCGTATGCAGGGTATATAAAAGATGAAACTACACAGCTGTATTCTTTGATAAGCCAGGCTATTTTAAGAGAAAAAGGGGATGGAATGAAAATTGATAAAATTTATATCGGTGGCTACAGTTTAGGTGGTTTTCAGTCGCTTTTACTTCATGAACTGGATGAAAAGAATAGTAGAAGAATAGGAATTGATAAATCATTATTATTAAATTCACCAATCAGTATTTTAACTGCAACAAAGAATTTAGATGGTTTTTTAGTAAAAAATGGAATTTATGATGCAAGAAGTCTGGAAAAATATATGGATACGATATTTAGTAGACTTATGTATGATGATACAATAAAAATAAAAGACATTGAATTTTCAAATCTTACTACTTCATTGGGTAAATTGGGACTTGGAGAAAAGGATTTTGAAGTGCTGACAGGATTGTTGTTTAGATTTTATTCAGCTAATATGACTTTTGCTGGAGAGGTGTTTAGTGGAAGAAATGCAACTGGTAGGCTTTCGGATAAAAAATCGTATAAACGTTTTGATTCAGTTTCAAAGGAATTTAGGGAAGGATTGTCAGTTTCATTTGACGAATATGCGAAGGAGATCCTATATCCATATCTGAAGAAAAATAAAAATCCTAATCTTGATTTTAATGAATTTGTTGATGAATTTGATTTAAAACATAGTCAGGATTTTATAAACAGAAATAATAAAAATATTATATTTATGACATCTACAAATGATGTTTTATATTCAAGTCAAGATTTGGATTATATACAAAATACATTCTCAAATAAAGTTCTAATACCATTTGGTGGACATACAGGGGTTCTTTGGCATAAGGATGTGGTAAACTTGATGGTAGATAAATTGGAGGAAAATTAA
- a CDS encoding MlaA family lipoprotein: MTGKNKLLIFGTMLAVATIGQAELMEIKNEDTVMFLEENNREVNDDLFVEFVNGKTVEAPDKNIELVSQTNIKTKKNKPDKNKYIAFEQDSYGILAENLEELNEDYIASSQVFQLTGINDSLEPFNRRMYAFNTQLDRKVLYPASRIYATIVPKPIRKGISNFYSNFSEIPTFINSVLQLKPGKAANALGRFVVNSTVGLLGVTDVAKNMGMKRDPETMGDTLGHYGVGSGSYLVLPMYGPSSIRDAVGTGIDTVMENKVRGVAEEKLFFDTGVFDKTVYGFTRPAVTGLNARSMLSMRYGDLNSPFEYDLVKALYYNYRKIQIVK; this comes from the coding sequence ATGACAGGAAAAAATAAATTATTAATATTTGGAACTATGCTTGCTGTTGCAACAATTGGACAAGCTGAATTAATGGAAATAAAAAATGAAGATACTGTAATGTTTCTGGAGGAAAACAATAGGGAAGTAAATGACGATTTGTTTGTTGAATTTGTAAATGGTAAGACGGTGGAAGCACCTGATAAAAATATTGAATTAGTTTCACAGACAAACATAAAGACAAAAAAGAACAAACCTGATAAAAATAAATACATTGCTTTTGAACAGGATAGTTATGGAATATTGGCAGAAAATCTGGAAGAATTAAACGAAGATTACATTGCATCAAGTCAAGTGTTTCAATTAACTGGAATAAATGATTCACTGGAGCCATTCAACAGAAGAATGTACGCCTTTAACACGCAGCTTGACAGAAAAGTACTTTACCCAGCCTCACGTATCTATGCGACAATTGTTCCAAAGCCAATAAGAAAAGGAATTTCAAACTTCTATAGTAATTTTAGCGAAATACCGACATTCATAAATTCAGTATTGCAGCTAAAACCTGGAAAAGCGGCAAATGCACTTGGAAGATTTGTTGTAAACTCGACAGTGGGACTTCTGGGAGTGACAGATGTTGCTAAAAACATGGGAATGAAAAGAGATCCTGAAACAATGGGAGATACTTTAGGGCATTATGGAGTTGGATCAGGCTCCTATTTGGTATTGCCGATGTATGGGCCAAGCAGTATAAGAGATGCGGTTGGAACGGGAATAGATACAGTGATGGAAAATAAAGTGAGAGGTGTAGCTGAAGAAAAACTCTTTTTCGATACAGGAGTCTTTGATAAAACGGTTTATGGATTTACAAGGCCAGCTGTAACAGGGCTGAATGCACGTTCTATGCTGAGTATGAGATACGGGGATTTAAATTCTCCATTTGAATATGATTTAGTGAAGGCACTTTACTATAATTATAGAAAAATACAAATTGTAAAATAA
- the glyA gene encoding serine hydroxymethyltransferase — protein sequence MSYIKDVDLEVYNAIVKEEKRQEEGIELIASENFVSKAVMEAAGSVFTNKYAEGYPGKRYYGGCVNADVVESLAIERLKQVFGAKYANVQPHSGSQANMGVYVALLEAGDKILGMSLSAGGHLTHGYKINFSGKNYIGLEYGLNPETELIDYEAVREIALREKPKMIVAGASAYSRIIDFRRFREIADEIGAYLMVDMAHIAGLVATGLHPNPIEYADVVTSTTHKTLRGPRGGIILTNNEEIAKKIDKTIFPGIQGGPLVHIIAAKAVAFKEALSPEYKKYQEQVAKNAKVLSEELVKGGLRIVSGGTDNHLMLVDLRPMGVTGKLAEAKLEEAGITCNKNAIPNDPEKPFVTSGIRLGTPAITARGFKEEETRQVAQFILTVLGNINDSEKIAQVKEEVLKLTEKFPLYKDK from the coding sequence ATGAGTTACATAAAAGATGTGGATTTGGAAGTATATAATGCGATTGTAAAAGAGGAAAAAAGGCAGGAGGAAGGAATTGAACTGATTGCATCTGAAAATTTTGTTTCAAAGGCTGTGATGGAAGCAGCTGGTTCTGTATTTACAAATAAATATGCTGAAGGATATCCAGGGAAGAGATATTATGGTGGATGTGTAAATGCTGACGTTGTGGAAAGTCTTGCAATTGAAAGATTAAAACAGGTATTTGGGGCAAAATATGCAAATGTACAGCCACATTCAGGATCTCAGGCAAATATGGGAGTTTATGTGGCACTTCTTGAAGCTGGAGATAAAATTCTTGGAATGAGCCTTAGTGCAGGTGGGCATTTGACACATGGTTATAAAATCAATTTTTCTGGAAAAAATTACATTGGGCTGGAATATGGCTTAAATCCTGAAACAGAATTGATCGACTATGAAGCAGTCAGAGAAATTGCATTAAGGGAAAAGCCTAAAATGATAGTTGCAGGAGCAAGTGCCTATTCGAGAATAATTGACTTTAGGAGATTTAGGGAAATTGCTGATGAAATTGGGGCATATCTGATGGTGGATATGGCTCATATAGCTGGACTTGTAGCAACAGGACTTCATCCAAATCCAATAGAATATGCAGATGTAGTAACTTCAACAACTCATAAGACGTTAAGAGGGCCTCGTGGCGGAATAATTTTGACAAACAATGAAGAGATTGCTAAAAAAATTGACAAGACAATATTTCCGGGAATACAAGGCGGGCCATTAGTTCATATAATTGCTGCGAAAGCCGTCGCATTTAAAGAGGCACTTAGCCCAGAATACAAAAAATATCAGGAACAGGTGGCAAAAAATGCAAAAGTTCTGTCAGAAGAACTGGTAAAAGGAGGACTTAGAATTGTAAGCGGAGGTACTGACAACCATTTAATGCTGGTAGATTTACGTCCAATGGGAGTTACAGGAAAATTAGCTGAAGCAAAACTGGAAGAAGCTGGAATCACTTGTAACAAGAACGCCATTCCAAATGATCCCGAAAAACCATTCGTTACAAGTGGGATAAGACTAGGAACGCCTGCAATTACAGCTCGTGGATTTAAGGAAGAGGAAACAAGACAGGTGGCACAGTTTATATTGACTGTTTTAGGAAATATAAATGACAGTGAAAAAATTGCCCAAGTAAAAGAGGAAGTTTTAAAATTAACAGAAAAATTTCCACTTTATAAAGATAAATAA
- the rph gene encoding ribonuclease PH, which produces MRKNNRKNDEMREVKVTKNYIIHPEGSVLIEFGNTKVICNATVEEKIPRWLKGTGSGWITAEYSMLPRATNARVQRESIKGKLSGRTMEIQRLIGRALRAAIDLEKLGERTIMIDCDVIQADGGTRTASITGAYLALELAIEKLIDEGKLKEIPIKSKVAAISVGKVRNELLLDLEYEEDSKADVDMNIVMNDKGEFIELQGTGEEATFTHAELLKFIELSKNAFDKLFSL; this is translated from the coding sequence GTGAGAAAAAATAATAGAAAAAATGATGAAATGAGAGAAGTAAAAGTAACAAAAAATTACATTATTCATCCAGAAGGTTCAGTCCTAATCGAATTTGGCAACACAAAAGTTATCTGCAACGCAACTGTTGAGGAAAAAATACCAAGATGGCTGAAAGGAACAGGTTCAGGATGGATAACAGCAGAATACAGCATGCTCCCGAGAGCTACAAATGCACGTGTTCAGAGGGAATCAATAAAGGGAAAACTTTCTGGAAGAACCATGGAAATCCAACGTCTAATCGGAAGAGCCCTAAGAGCTGCAATAGACTTGGAAAAACTGGGAGAAAGAACAATAATGATTGACTGCGATGTAATTCAGGCAGATGGTGGAACAAGAACAGCTTCAATTACAGGAGCATATCTTGCTTTGGAACTGGCAATTGAAAAATTAATAGACGAAGGAAAACTAAAAGAAATCCCCATAAAATCAAAAGTCGCAGCAATAAGTGTAGGAAAAGTTCGAAATGAACTGCTTCTTGACTTGGAATACGAAGAAGATTCAAAAGCGGATGTGGATATGAATATTGTAATGAACGACAAAGGTGAATTTATCGAGTTGCAGGGAACAGGAGAAGAAGCAACTTTTACCCATGCAGAACTATTAAAATTTATAGAGTTGTCAAAAAATGCCTTTGATAAATTATTCAGTTTGTAA
- a CDS encoding tetratricopeptide repeat protein, translating to MKKTGMEKLFDEYMKRIQAGDTKAMNEIGLIFQNNYDNENAKKWFLKAVEAGDYEFANNLGYLYAGQHDFENAKKYYLIAIENKDYDALNNLAILYEQNRKNEEAEKYFIKAIEKNCEGAKENLLTFYNSTKQTEKEKDIYLQMAWKDDINAMNRLGMIFGNEGNFKEAEKWFLKAAALGDEHAKSNLKVLRNNFGKI from the coding sequence ATGAAAAAGACTGGAATGGAAAAATTATTTGATGAGTATATGAAAAGGATACAGGCTGGGGATACAAAGGCAATGAATGAGATTGGACTTATTTTTCAGAATAATTATGATAATGAAAATGCTAAAAAATGGTTTTTGAAGGCTGTTGAAGCAGGGGATTATGAATTTGCAAATAATCTGGGGTATCTTTATGCTGGCCAGCATGATTTTGAGAATGCTAAAAAATATTACTTAATTGCAATTGAAAATAAAGATTACGATGCCTTAAATAATTTGGCAATTTTGTATGAACAGAATAGGAAAAATGAAGAAGCTGAGAAATATTTCATAAAAGCAATCGAAAAGAATTGTGAAGGTGCAAAGGAAAATCTTTTGACATTCTATAATTCGACTAAACAGACAGAAAAGGAAAAGGATATTTATTTACAGATGGCTTGGAAAGACGATATTAATGCAATGAACCGTTTGGGAATGATTTTTGGAAACGAAGGGAATTTTAAGGAAGCTGAAAAATGGTTTTTGAAAGCTGCAGCACTTGGGGATGAGCATGCGAAGAGTAATTTAAAAGTGCTAAGGAATAATTTTGGAAAAATCTAA
- a CDS encoding PTS sugar transporter subunit IIA → MGLFDLFKKGKKDEEVKQEFDGKVVAPISGNLLPLSEVPDEVFAQKMVGDGVAIEPTASGVMLAPASGRVEKIFDTNHAFSIVTPSGIEIFVHFGMDTVQLEGKGFERIAEEGAVVKAGDPLIKYDYDFLKANAKSIITPVIISNYEDYASLNPVESGTATAGVTLVLNVQK, encoded by the coding sequence ATGGGATTATTTGATTTATTCAAAAAAGGTAAAAAAGATGAAGAAGTTAAACAGGAATTTGACGGAAAAGTGGTAGCACCTATTTCAGGAAACTTATTACCTTTATCAGAAGTACCTGATGAAGTTTTCGCTCAAAAAATGGTAGGAGATGGAGTTGCTATCGAACCAACTGCGTCAGGTGTAATGTTGGCACCAGCTTCTGGAAGAGTAGAAAAAATCTTTGATACTAATCATGCTTTCAGTATTGTAACACCTTCTGGAATTGAAATTTTTGTTCACTTTGGAATGGATACAGTTCAATTGGAAGGAAAAGGATTTGAAAGAATCGCTGAAGAAGGAGCAGTAGTAAAAGCAGGAGATCCATTAATCAAATATGATTACGATTTCTTGAAAGCAAACGCAAAATCAATTATCACACCAGTAATTATTTCAAACTACGAAGATTATGCTTCATTAAATCCAGTTGAATCAGGAACTGCAACAGCAGGAGTAACACTTGTATTAAATGTTCAAAAATAA